A genome region from Populus alba chromosome 3, ASM523922v2, whole genome shotgun sequence includes the following:
- the LOC118034114 gene encoding NAD(P)H-quinone oxidoreductase subunit S, chloroplastic-like produces the protein MECQTMASSITLQSTLLRSNFLGQNNCFNHPHKPYSLIPKDHRLKLKPCAKLDLFEILGGRGLCNGEKGVQQELERNIEEQASSTAGREENSGSLEKSSVPDDAFEKELMGLTGGFPGGEKGLKRFVEENPPPKKQSVPKLTITSRPKPPELPLLLPGMIAIVKNPNNPFYMYTGIVQRITDGKAGVIFEGGNWDKLVTFRLEELERREKGPPGKNPRSAIIEAFYETESQSSS, from the coding sequence ATGGAATGCCAAACTATGGCTTCTTCTATCACTCTTCAAAGTACTCTACTTAGGTCCAACTTTCTTGGTCAAAACAACTGCTTCAATCATCCTCATAAACCATACTCTTTGATCCCCAAAGATCATAGGCTGAAACTTAAACCATGTGCCAAACTTGACCTTTTCGAGATCCTGGGAGGCAGAGGACTCTGTAATGGAGAAAAAGGTGTGCAACAAGAACTAGAGAGAAACATTGAAGAACAAGCATCATCAACTGCTGGCAGAGAAGAAAATTCAGGTAGCTTGGAAAAATCAAGTGTGCCGGATGATGCTTTTGAAAAGGAGCTGATGGGATTAACAGGGGGTTTTCCTGGTGGAGAGAAGGGATTGAAAAGATTCGTTGAGGAGAACCCACCTCCAAAGAAACAATCAGTTCCGAAGCTTACAATCACAAGCAGGCCAAAACCACCAGAACTGCCACTGCTGTTGCCTGGTATGATTGCCATTGTGAAGAACCCGAATAACCCATTTTACATGTACACTGGCATTGTGCAACGAATCACTGACGGAAAGGCTGGAGTTATCTTTGAAGGAGGAAACTGGGATAAGCTAGTTACTTTCCGCCTGGAAGAGCTGGAACGTAGGGAGAAGGGTCCTCCAGGAAAAAATCCCAGGTCCGCAATAATTGAAGCATTCTATGAAACTGAATCACAATCATCTTCCTAG